The following proteins are co-located in the Colius striatus isolate bColStr4 chromosome 6, bColStr4.1.hap1, whole genome shotgun sequence genome:
- the EXD2 gene encoding exonuclease 3'-5' domain-containing protein 2 isoform X1: MPRQTAVTITLATLLGVAVGGLLLWKATQRRKGKAHCSSQREEAVNNSGDKKLSTAEDKEEVLSVFRSPTSSWVDRTLGADIVIVSEQEEWDHVEPLLKKELEKWPVLGIDCEWVSVEGKANPVSLLQMASSSGLCVLVRLPRLVASGQTIPKTLLDIMADRAVLKVGVGCWEDACKLLHDYGLQVKGSLDLRYLASRQRKDLLHNCLSLKSLSETVLNCPLDKSPHVRCSNWEAEELTQDQVLYAAKDAQVSVALFLHLLGFSSLPPTSEGENSTAVWEKALGKCRGLVDIPFRGRRGGSAGEDKSGEGRSPQKAKHRKPSASGPPSDSHQVRDPRRQRRKPLGVGYSARKSPLYDNCFLHAPDGQPLCTCDRKKAQWYLDKGIGELVSTDPFVVKLRFEPSGRPDSQVDYYLMVKENLCVVCGKRESYIRKNIVPHEYRKHFPIQMKDHNSHDVLLLCTSCHAVSNHYDNHLKQQLAEEFGAPIGSEEGVRLLEDPLRRQVRSGARALLNADSLPELRRAELLQSIKDFFNTEAITPEMLQEAAGLETRIYNESYTPHGLKVVQCFAKGGLRSLMQLERRWRQHFLDSMQPKHLPEQWAVDHNHVKLIQKYGEDLQIQLS, translated from the exons atgcccaGGCAAACGGCAGTGACGATTACTTTGGCAACTCTGCTGGGTGTTGCAGTGGGGGGGCTGCTTTTATGGAAGGCAACCCAGCGTCGTAAAGGAAAAGCACACTGCAGTAGCCAGCGAGAGGAAGCAGTTAACAACTCTGGAGACAAGAAACTGAGTACAGCAGAGGATAAGGAGGAGGTGCTTTCCGTCTTCAGATCTCCCACCTCTTCCTGGGTAGACAGAACCCTTGGTGCAGACATAGTGATAGTTTCAGAGCAGGAGGAGTGGGATCACGTTGAACCTTTGCTGAAGAAGGAGCtggagaagtggccagtacttgGAATTGATTGTGAGTGG GTATCTGTGGAGGGAAAAGCAAATCCTGTATCCCTGTTGCAGATGGCTTCTTCCAGCGGCCTCTGTGTTCTTGTTCGGTTGCCCAGGCTTGTTGCCAGCGGACAGACTATCCCAAAGACCCTGCTGGACATCATGGCAGATAGAGCTGTGCTGAAGGTTGGCGTAGGCTGCTGGGAAGATGCTTGCAAGTTACTTCATGATTATGGTCTTCAAGTCAAAGGGAGCCTGGATCTGCGATATTTAGCCTCGAGGCAGCG GAAGGACCTGCTTCACAACTGCCTTAGCCTTAAGTCTTTATCTGAAACAGTCCTGAACTGCCCACTGGACAAATCTCCTCACGTGCGTTGCAGCAACTGGGAGGCTGAAGAACTGACACAAGATCAG GTTCTCTATGCTGCTAAGGATGCCCAGGTCTCAGTGGCACTGTTCCTCCATTTGCTGGGATTTTCCAGCCTCCCTCCTACATCTGAAGGCGAAAACTCCACTGCTGTTTGGGAAAAAGCACTGGGTAAATGCCGGGGCCTGGTGGATATCCCGTTTAGAGGAAGAAGGGGCGGCAGTGCAGGAGAGGACAAGAGCGGAGAGGGACGCTCCCCTCAGAAAGCGAAGCATCGGAAGCCTTCGGCCAGCGGCCCCCCCTCTGACAGTCACCAAGTGAGAGACCCGCGGAGGCAGAGGCGGAAGCCTCTGGGTGTGGGATACTCTGCACG GAAATCTCCGCTGTATGACAACTGCTTCCTGCACGCACCAGATGGACAGCCCCTGTGCACCTGTGATCGCAAGAAGGCTCAGTGGTATCTGGACAAAGGCATTGGAG aGCTAGTTAGCACAGACCCATTTGTTGTGAAGCTGCGGTTTGAGCCTTCAGGACGTCCCGACTCTCAAGTTGATTATTATCTGATGGTCAAAGAGAAcctgtgtgttgtgtgtggCAAGAGAGAATCCTATATCCG GAAGAACATTGTTCCTCACGAATACCGAAAGCACTTCCCCATCCAGATGAAGGACCACAACTCCCACGacgtgctgctgctctgcacgtCCTGCCACGCTGTCTCCAATCACTACGACAACCACCTGAAGCAGCAGTTGGCTGAGGAGTTCGGGGCTCCCATCGGCTCCGAGGAGGGCGTCCGTCTGCTGGAGGACCCTCTGCGCAGGCAGGTGCGCTCGGGGGCCCGAGCCCTGCTCAATGCAGACAGCCTGCCTGAGCTCCGGAGGGCAGAACTTCTGCAAAGCATCAAGGACTTCTTTAACACAGAGGCAATCACCCCAGAGATGCTCCAGGAAGCAGCTGGTCTGGAAACCAG GATCTACAATGAGAGCTACACACCTCACGGACTGAAGGTGGTGCAGTGTTTTGCTAAAGGAGGCCTGCGCTCCCTTATGCAGCTGGAGAGACGCTGGCGGCAGCATTTCCTGGACAGCATGCAGCCCAAGCACCTCCCAGAGCAGTGGGCAGTGGACCATAACCACGTGAAGCTGATCCAAAAGTATGGGGAGGATCTTCAGATCCAGCTGTCCTGA
- the EXD2 gene encoding exonuclease 3'-5' domain-containing protein 2 isoform X2, translated as MASSSGLCVLVRLPRLVASGQTIPKTLLDIMADRAVLKVGVGCWEDACKLLHDYGLQVKGSLDLRYLASRQRKDLLHNCLSLKSLSETVLNCPLDKSPHVRCSNWEAEELTQDQVLYAAKDAQVSVALFLHLLGFSSLPPTSEGENSTAVWEKALGKCRGLVDIPFRGRRGGSAGEDKSGEGRSPQKAKHRKPSASGPPSDSHQVRDPRRQRRKPLGVGYSARKSPLYDNCFLHAPDGQPLCTCDRKKAQWYLDKGIGELVSTDPFVVKLRFEPSGRPDSQVDYYLMVKENLCVVCGKRESYIRKNIVPHEYRKHFPIQMKDHNSHDVLLLCTSCHAVSNHYDNHLKQQLAEEFGAPIGSEEGVRLLEDPLRRQVRSGARALLNADSLPELRRAELLQSIKDFFNTEAITPEMLQEAAGLETRIYNESYTPHGLKVVQCFAKGGLRSLMQLERRWRQHFLDSMQPKHLPEQWAVDHNHVKLIQKYGEDLQIQLS; from the exons ATGGCTTCTTCCAGCGGCCTCTGTGTTCTTGTTCGGTTGCCCAGGCTTGTTGCCAGCGGACAGACTATCCCAAAGACCCTGCTGGACATCATGGCAGATAGAGCTGTGCTGAAGGTTGGCGTAGGCTGCTGGGAAGATGCTTGCAAGTTACTTCATGATTATGGTCTTCAAGTCAAAGGGAGCCTGGATCTGCGATATTTAGCCTCGAGGCAGCG GAAGGACCTGCTTCACAACTGCCTTAGCCTTAAGTCTTTATCTGAAACAGTCCTGAACTGCCCACTGGACAAATCTCCTCACGTGCGTTGCAGCAACTGGGAGGCTGAAGAACTGACACAAGATCAG GTTCTCTATGCTGCTAAGGATGCCCAGGTCTCAGTGGCACTGTTCCTCCATTTGCTGGGATTTTCCAGCCTCCCTCCTACATCTGAAGGCGAAAACTCCACTGCTGTTTGGGAAAAAGCACTGGGTAAATGCCGGGGCCTGGTGGATATCCCGTTTAGAGGAAGAAGGGGCGGCAGTGCAGGAGAGGACAAGAGCGGAGAGGGACGCTCCCCTCAGAAAGCGAAGCATCGGAAGCCTTCGGCCAGCGGCCCCCCCTCTGACAGTCACCAAGTGAGAGACCCGCGGAGGCAGAGGCGGAAGCCTCTGGGTGTGGGATACTCTGCACG GAAATCTCCGCTGTATGACAACTGCTTCCTGCACGCACCAGATGGACAGCCCCTGTGCACCTGTGATCGCAAGAAGGCTCAGTGGTATCTGGACAAAGGCATTGGAG aGCTAGTTAGCACAGACCCATTTGTTGTGAAGCTGCGGTTTGAGCCTTCAGGACGTCCCGACTCTCAAGTTGATTATTATCTGATGGTCAAAGAGAAcctgtgtgttgtgtgtggCAAGAGAGAATCCTATATCCG GAAGAACATTGTTCCTCACGAATACCGAAAGCACTTCCCCATCCAGATGAAGGACCACAACTCCCACGacgtgctgctgctctgcacgtCCTGCCACGCTGTCTCCAATCACTACGACAACCACCTGAAGCAGCAGTTGGCTGAGGAGTTCGGGGCTCCCATCGGCTCCGAGGAGGGCGTCCGTCTGCTGGAGGACCCTCTGCGCAGGCAGGTGCGCTCGGGGGCCCGAGCCCTGCTCAATGCAGACAGCCTGCCTGAGCTCCGGAGGGCAGAACTTCTGCAAAGCATCAAGGACTTCTTTAACACAGAGGCAATCACCCCAGAGATGCTCCAGGAAGCAGCTGGTCTGGAAACCAG GATCTACAATGAGAGCTACACACCTCACGGACTGAAGGTGGTGCAGTGTTTTGCTAAAGGAGGCCTGCGCTCCCTTATGCAGCTGGAGAGACGCTGGCGGCAGCATTTCCTGGACAGCATGCAGCCCAAGCACCTCCCAGAGCAGTGGGCAGTGGACCATAACCACGTGAAGCTGATCCAAAAGTATGGGGAGGATCTTCAGATCCAGCTGTCCTGA